A genomic region of Luteolibacter sp. Y139 contains the following coding sequences:
- a CDS encoding FdhF/YdeP family oxidoreductase, with translation MSDEHFSKPKEYAAGLPAVTSSLRHVFGKAGVARGTKALLDLNQVGGFDCPSCAWPDPDRDRAHAEFCENGAKAIASEAMAKTIGREFFAAHPVAELMAQSDAWHDLQGRLAEPMLLREEATHYEPVSWDEAFKLISEELRGLDSPDEAIFYTSGRASNEAAFLYQLFVRAYGTNNLPDCSNMCHESSGLALRDAIGIGKGTVTLEDFLEAEVILCVGQNPGTNHPRMLSTLEEAVDRGAQLVAVNPLKEAGLLGFAHPQHLRGILGKASPLASSYLQVKVNGDMALFRGVAKALVAAGTIDHEFIREHADGYEVYRSLLEATSWQDIEELSGIGRDKIEELATLLGAGERRVITCWAMGLTQHRNAVATIREIANVHLLLGAVGRPGSGLCPVRGHSNVQGDRTVGIFEKMPEWFLAALEKQAGVPIPREHGYDTVASILAMHEGRGKVFFALGGNFAQATPDSTFTAAALGKCRLTCHVSTKLNRSHLIHGRRALILPCLGRSDEDGGQLVSTENSMGVVQSSQGRLKPSSEHLLSEPEIVARLAEATLGDAGNIRWRWLVGDYDRLRTWIEAVIPGFDRYNERIREPGGFYLPNAAKERVWNTTNQKANFSAAPLDAFQPAPGRLLLQTLRSHDQFNTTVYGLDDRYRGISGMRDIVFLNPQDLTEIGVKPGHRIDVTSHWSDGERHLNGFRAIPYDMPRGLAAAYFPEANVLVPVGHVAEGSNTPASKSIEVSITPSRA, from the coding sequence GTGAGCGACGAGCACTTCTCCAAGCCGAAAGAATACGCTGCCGGCCTTCCCGCCGTGACGTCGTCACTGCGCCATGTCTTCGGCAAGGCGGGCGTGGCGCGCGGGACCAAGGCATTGCTCGACCTGAATCAAGTCGGTGGCTTCGACTGCCCGAGCTGCGCGTGGCCGGATCCAGACCGTGATCGCGCACATGCGGAGTTCTGCGAGAATGGAGCGAAGGCGATCGCGTCGGAAGCGATGGCCAAGACCATCGGCCGCGAGTTCTTCGCGGCGCACCCGGTGGCGGAACTGATGGCACAGAGCGATGCGTGGCACGACCTGCAAGGCCGGCTCGCCGAACCGATGCTGCTGCGCGAGGAGGCGACGCACTACGAGCCGGTGTCGTGGGATGAGGCTTTCAAGTTGATCTCGGAAGAATTGCGCGGACTCGATTCTCCGGATGAAGCGATTTTCTACACCTCGGGTCGCGCCAGCAATGAGGCCGCGTTTCTCTATCAGCTCTTCGTGCGCGCCTACGGGACGAACAATCTGCCGGACTGCTCGAACATGTGCCACGAATCGAGCGGTCTGGCGCTTCGTGATGCGATCGGTATCGGCAAGGGCACGGTGACGCTGGAAGATTTCCTGGAGGCGGAGGTGATCCTATGCGTCGGACAGAATCCGGGAACGAATCATCCGCGGATGCTCTCGACGCTGGAGGAAGCCGTGGACAGGGGAGCCCAGCTGGTGGCCGTGAATCCCTTGAAGGAGGCGGGCCTGCTTGGTTTCGCCCATCCGCAGCATTTGCGCGGGATCCTGGGAAAGGCCTCTCCGCTCGCCTCCAGCTATCTTCAGGTGAAGGTGAATGGGGACATGGCGCTGTTCCGCGGTGTGGCGAAGGCACTGGTGGCCGCGGGAACGATCGATCACGAATTCATCAGAGAGCATGCGGATGGCTACGAGGTTTATCGTAGTTTATTGGAGGCCACGTCATGGCAGGACATCGAGGAGCTGTCCGGCATTGGCCGCGACAAGATCGAGGAACTCGCAACGCTGCTCGGCGCGGGGGAACGACGGGTGATCACCTGCTGGGCGATGGGACTTACCCAGCATCGGAATGCGGTGGCGACCATCCGCGAGATCGCGAACGTCCATCTTCTGCTGGGAGCGGTGGGCCGTCCCGGTTCCGGACTATGTCCGGTGCGCGGCCATAGCAACGTGCAGGGGGATCGCACGGTCGGGATCTTCGAGAAGATGCCGGAGTGGTTTCTCGCGGCCCTGGAGAAACAGGCCGGTGTTCCCATTCCGCGCGAACACGGCTACGACACCGTCGCTTCCATCCTCGCCATGCATGAAGGACGCGGGAAGGTCTTCTTCGCCCTTGGCGGAAATTTCGCACAGGCAACTCCGGACAGCACGTTCACCGCCGCGGCACTCGGCAAGTGCCGGCTGACCTGCCACGTCTCGACCAAGCTCAATCGAAGCCATCTGATTCACGGCAGGCGTGCGTTGATCCTGCCCTGCCTGGGGCGTAGCGACGAAGATGGCGGGCAACTCGTCTCCACTGAAAACTCGATGGGCGTCGTCCAGTCTTCGCAAGGGCGACTGAAGCCTTCGTCGGAACATTTGCTCAGTGAGCCGGAGATTGTCGCGCGGCTGGCAGAAGCAACGCTCGGCGATGCCGGCAACATCCGCTGGCGGTGGCTGGTCGGGGATTACGATAGACTCCGTACTTGGATCGAAGCGGTGATTCCCGGCTTCGACCGCTACAATGAGCGCATCCGCGAACCCGGCGGCTTCTATCTTCCCAATGCCGCGAAGGAGCGCGTCTGGAATACGACAAACCAGAAGGCGAACTTCAGCGCAGCGCCGCTCGATGCCTTCCAACCCGCACCCGGTCGCCTCTTGCTCCAGACCTTGCGCAGCCACGACCAGTTCAACACCACGGTCTATGGATTGGACGATCGCTATCGCGGCATCTCCGGCATGCGCGATATCGTCTTCCTCAATCCACAGGATCTAACAGAAATCGGCGTGAAGCCCGGTCATCGCATCGACGTGACCAGCCATTGGAGTGATGGCGAACGCCACCTGAATGGCTTCCGCGCAATCCCGTACGATATGCCGCGCGGCCTGGCGGCAGCCTATTTCCCCGAGGCGAATGTGCTGGTGCCGGTCGGTCATGTCGCGGAAGGCAGCAACACGCCCGCCAGCAAGAGCATCGAAGTGAGCATCACGCCATCGCGAGCATGA
- a CDS encoding HEAT repeat domain-containing protein, giving the protein MPRPQLSPYAPGSNEHEAWVHEKADELVKLSWNEDSDSLKRILAELENPEQEIRKAALQAAANFGSRDAIPYLESLVASSTDAEEKIALIQTAEQLKMPAASEYFAQKKAAAAK; this is encoded by the coding sequence TTGCCTCGTCCCCAGCTTTCACCCTATGCTCCCGGCTCGAATGAACACGAGGCGTGGGTCCATGAAAAGGCGGACGAACTGGTGAAGCTCTCTTGGAACGAAGACAGCGACTCCTTGAAGCGAATCCTCGCGGAACTGGAGAACCCGGAGCAAGAGATCCGCAAGGCGGCGCTACAGGCAGCCGCGAACTTTGGCAGCCGGGACGCCATTCCCTACCTCGAGTCGCTGGTAGCGAGCAGCACCGACGCGGAAGAGAAAATCGCACTGATCCAAACGGCCGAGCAACTGAAGATGCCGGCGGCATCCGAATACTTCGCGCAAAAGAAGGCCGCCGCCGCGAAGTGA
- a CDS encoding prolyl oligopeptidase family serine peptidase — translation MTANIPSLLTMMIPSLGLAAAIDYPSTRKADVTEELHGTKVPDPYRWLEDDNAAETKSWVAAQNEVTQSFLKTVPHRDEIRKRLADLWNFERTGAPQEYGGKWFFTHNTGLQNQSVLKVSDTLDGEGRLLLDPNTLSADGTVALAHFTPSEDGKLLGYSISRGGSDWNEILVRDVATGKDTGDHLQWVKFSGISWAKDGSGFFYSRYDAPPEGAALTQKNEFQKLCFHKIGTPQSEDQLIYERKDQPKWGFGGGVTEDGKFLVIHVSEGTDPKNRLFYRPVDGDKVIELLADADAEYDFIGNYDSVFYFRTDLDAPRRRVIAIDVTKPERSAWKEIIPQSKDLLQEASMVGGKLVVEYLKDAKSAVTVYDPTGTKVRDVDLPGIGSAAGFHGREKDKQTFYTFTGFTDPGAIYRYDLDSGTSTLWNRPKVGFDGSSYETKQVFATSKDGTKVPLFIVHKKGLTLDGSHRTLLTGYGGFNISITPAFSVGRAVWLERGGVLAVANLRGGGEYGSEWHLAGTRLKKQNVFDDFIAAAEWLVNEKYTSSKKLAIQGGSNGGLLVGACMTQRPDLYGAALPAVGVMDMLRFHKFTIGWGWEPDYGSAENPEEFKALLRYSPYHALKPGTRYPATMVTTADHDDRVVPAHSFKFAARLQECQAKDGPPVLIRIDTSAGHGAGTALSKMIDKTADEWSFLEAVL, via the coding sequence ATGACCGCCAATATTCCCTCACTGCTTACCATGATGATCCCGTCGCTCGGGCTCGCCGCCGCGATCGACTATCCTTCGACTCGCAAGGCCGACGTGACCGAAGAACTGCACGGCACCAAGGTGCCCGACCCCTACCGCTGGCTGGAGGATGACAATGCCGCCGAGACGAAGTCATGGGTGGCGGCGCAGAACGAGGTCACGCAGTCCTTTTTGAAGACCGTGCCGCACCGTGACGAGATCCGGAAGCGGTTGGCAGATCTCTGGAACTTCGAGCGCACCGGTGCGCCGCAGGAGTATGGTGGGAAGTGGTTCTTCACCCACAATACCGGCCTGCAAAACCAGTCGGTGCTGAAGGTCTCCGATACGCTCGATGGCGAGGGCAGGCTGCTCCTCGATCCCAATACACTTTCGGCGGATGGCACCGTGGCGCTTGCCCATTTCACCCCGAGTGAAGATGGCAAGCTGCTCGGCTACTCCATCTCGCGTGGCGGCAGCGACTGGAACGAGATCCTCGTCCGCGACGTCGCCACCGGCAAGGACACCGGTGATCACCTGCAGTGGGTGAAGTTCAGCGGCATCTCCTGGGCCAAGGATGGCAGCGGCTTTTTCTACAGCCGCTACGATGCCCCGCCGGAAGGTGCCGCGCTGACGCAGAAGAACGAGTTCCAGAAGCTGTGCTTCCACAAGATCGGCACGCCGCAATCCGAAGACCAGTTGATCTACGAGCGGAAGGATCAGCCGAAGTGGGGCTTCGGCGGTGGAGTCACCGAGGACGGCAAGTTCCTCGTGATCCATGTGTCCGAGGGCACCGATCCGAAGAACCGTCTTTTCTACCGTCCCGTGGATGGCGACAAGGTGATCGAACTGCTTGCCGATGCCGATGCGGAGTATGACTTCATCGGCAACTACGATAGCGTCTTCTATTTCCGCACCGATCTCGATGCTCCGCGTCGTCGTGTGATCGCGATCGACGTGACGAAGCCGGAGCGGTCCGCTTGGAAGGAGATCATCCCGCAGTCAAAGGATCTGCTTCAGGAAGCCAGCATGGTCGGCGGCAAGCTGGTGGTGGAGTATTTGAAGGACGCGAAGAGCGCGGTGACCGTCTATGATCCCACCGGAACCAAGGTCCGCGATGTCGACCTGCCGGGTATCGGCAGCGCAGCGGGTTTCCACGGCCGCGAAAAGGACAAGCAGACCTTCTACACCTTCACCGGCTTTACCGATCCGGGTGCGATCTATCGCTACGATCTCGATAGCGGGACCAGCACGCTGTGGAATCGTCCGAAGGTTGGCTTCGATGGCTCGTCTTATGAGACCAAGCAGGTCTTCGCCACCAGCAAGGACGGCACGAAGGTGCCGCTGTTCATTGTCCACAAGAAGGGTCTCACACTCGATGGCTCACATCGCACACTGTTGACGGGCTACGGCGGTTTCAACATCAGCATCACGCCGGCCTTCTCCGTCGGCCGTGCGGTGTGGCTGGAGCGTGGTGGAGTGCTTGCGGTGGCGAATCTTCGGGGTGGCGGTGAATACGGGAGCGAGTGGCACCTCGCAGGCACCCGCTTGAAGAAGCAGAATGTCTTCGATGACTTCATCGCTGCCGCCGAGTGGCTGGTGAACGAGAAGTACACCTCATCCAAGAAACTCGCCATTCAGGGAGGCAGCAATGGCGGCCTGCTGGTCGGTGCGTGCATGACCCAGCGCCCGGATCTCTACGGCGCGGCACTTCCCGCCGTCGGCGTGATGGACATGCTGCGCTTCCACAAGTTCACCATCGGCTGGGGCTGGGAGCCGGACTACGGCAGCGCCGAGAACCCGGAAGAGTTCAAGGCCCTGCTACGATACTCGCCGTACCACGCGCTGAAGCCCGGCACCCGCTATCCGGCGACGATGGTGACCACCGCCGATCACGATGACCGCGTGGTGCCGGCTCACAGTTTCAAGTTCGCCGCGCGCCTTCAGGAGTGCCAGGCGAAGGACGGCCCGCCGGTGCTGATCCGCATCGACACCAGCGCCGGCCACGGTGCGGGCACGGCGCTTTCCAAGATGATCGACAAGACCGCCGACGAGTGGTCCTTCCTCGAAGCGGTCTTGTAA
- a CDS encoding InlB B-repeat-containing protein — protein MKSIHPTQLHPPSPRPERRKIKGFAASAISFLAALGLAEAAPLKLDFASNALNTASGWTPVTGITLGDTMVNITGAGGTSYNFTFNHVACWDNGQAGQPLTRSGFYNFGQLGNNHDFTLSGLNAGQSVKLYASAGWDGNGKGGYVLFGDNAPTGVKAQTVGNPGTAPTLANLTYIGTAIANGSGVVTGSLNGSDGVGTASEGQVGGFLFFPAPIITASAGANGSITPTGAVEVPGGDDKSFTITANSGYHVADVLVDGASVGAVTNYTFSAVEVNHTISASFAVNTSTHTITASAGAHGSISPSGSVTVNHGVNSPFTITPEAGYHVADVLVDGASVGAVTNYTFTNVVANHTVNVSFALNSYSITASAGAHGSISPAGTSSVSHGSSLQYTFTPDPGYQVAEVFVDNVPVSSLDAYSFDEVTANHTISATFDNRTRLYLDFTNVGGNSVSTWTPVYANYVADTAAATASDINGLGYAFSINHVGAYDNGRAWEPMIRSGFYTFGPAANANDHTFTLTGLNAGQTVTLYASAAWDGNAAGGYVVFGDSGANGVKAQTVGEPSAVPVLANMTVIGTATADGSGTVTGSLHGRTGVNTNLEGQVGGFVFAINPGGTSVSPYAAWSTAPPNSLSGNAALPASDPDGDGVSNLMEFALNGSPITGASSGRSHGRVAYIDGTSDVLTLTIAVRENAVFSPSGNRMVSAPVDGVTYTVEASASLGTWGDRAVTEVTGDDASLIQSEFPAPDAGWVYKTFRTAGNAGTNAHGFIRAGVQ, from the coding sequence GTGAAATCCATCCATCCAACCCAACTCCATCCCCCGTCGCCTCGTCCGGAACGACGCAAAATCAAGGGTTTCGCCGCCTCGGCGATTTCCTTCCTCGCTGCCCTCGGCCTCGCTGAAGCCGCTCCGCTGAAGCTCGATTTCGCCAGCAACGCATTGAATACCGCCAGCGGCTGGACGCCGGTGACGGGCATCACGCTGGGCGACACGATGGTGAATATCACCGGTGCCGGCGGCACGTCGTACAACTTCACTTTCAACCACGTCGCCTGCTGGGACAATGGTCAGGCGGGCCAGCCTTTGACGCGTTCGGGGTTCTACAATTTTGGGCAACTCGGGAACAATCACGACTTCACCTTGTCGGGCCTGAACGCGGGTCAATCGGTGAAGCTCTACGCGAGCGCCGGCTGGGATGGAAACGGAAAGGGCGGCTACGTTCTCTTCGGTGACAACGCTCCAACCGGCGTGAAAGCGCAGACGGTCGGTAACCCCGGAACCGCCCCGACGCTTGCCAACCTGACCTACATCGGCACCGCGATCGCGAATGGCAGCGGTGTCGTGACCGGCAGCTTGAACGGCTCCGACGGGGTCGGCACTGCTTCCGAAGGACAGGTCGGTGGCTTCCTTTTCTTCCCCGCCCCTATCATCACTGCCAGTGCAGGAGCCAATGGCTCAATCACGCCCACGGGAGCGGTCGAAGTCCCGGGAGGTGACGACAAGAGCTTCACCATCACGGCGAACAGCGGCTATCACGTCGCAGACGTGCTGGTGGACGGCGCCTCCGTCGGTGCGGTGACGAACTACACCTTCAGCGCCGTCGAGGTGAACCACACGATCAGCGCCAGCTTCGCGGTCAATACCTCCACTCACACCATCACCGCCAGCGCCGGGGCCCATGGGTCCATCAGCCCGTCCGGCTCAGTGACCGTGAACCATGGTGTGAACTCTCCCTTCACCATCACACCGGAGGCAGGCTACCACGTGGCAGACGTGCTGGTGGACGGCGCTTCGGTCGGTGCGGTGACGAACTACACCTTCACCAATGTCGTCGCCAATCACACGGTCAACGTCAGCTTCGCGCTGAATAGCTACTCCATCACGGCCAGTGCCGGCGCGCACGGTTCCATCAGCCCCGCCGGCACGAGTTCGGTGAGCCATGGCAGCAGCCTGCAATACACCTTCACTCCCGATCCCGGCTATCAGGTCGCGGAGGTCTTCGTCGACAATGTGCCGGTGAGCAGCCTGGACGCGTATTCATTCGACGAAGTCACTGCCAACCACACGATCTCGGCCACCTTCGACAATCGTACCCGGCTCTATCTTGACTTCACGAACGTGGGCGGCAACTCCGTCTCCACCTGGACTCCGGTCTACGCGAACTACGTGGCGGATACCGCTGCGGCCACCGCCAGCGATATCAATGGACTGGGCTATGCCTTCTCCATCAACCACGTGGGAGCCTACGACAATGGCCGCGCGTGGGAGCCGATGATCCGTTCCGGTTTCTACACCTTCGGCCCCGCAGCCAATGCCAACGACCATACCTTCACTCTGACCGGTCTCAATGCCGGACAAACGGTGACGCTCTACGCCAGCGCTGCCTGGGATGGCAATGCCGCCGGCGGCTACGTCGTCTTCGGCGACAGCGGTGCGAACGGCGTGAAGGCGCAGACGGTCGGCGAGCCGAGCGCGGTTCCCGTTCTTGCCAACATGACCGTGATCGGCACGGCGACCGCTGATGGCAGTGGCACCGTGACCGGCAGCCTGCATGGCCGCACCGGTGTGAATACCAACCTCGAAGGCCAGGTCGGTGGCTTCGTCTTTGCCATCAATCCCGGTGGCACCTCGGTTTCACCCTATGCCGCCTGGTCGACCGCACCGCCTAACAGCCTCTCGGGCAACGCGGCCCTGCCTGCCTCCGATCCGGATGGCGATGGTGTCTCGAACCTGATGGAGTTCGCCTTGAACGGCAGTCCGATCACCGGTGCCTCCTCCGGCCGGTCCCATGGACGAGTGGCCTACATTGACGGGACGTCCGACGTGCTCACGCTGACCATCGCGGTCCGTGAAAACGCCGTCTTCTCACCGAGCGGCAACCGCATGGTCTCCGCGCCCGTCGATGGTGTGACTTACACGGTCGAAGCCTCCGCCAGCCTCGGCACCTGGGGTGACCGCGCCGTCACGGAAGTCACCGGCGACGACGCGTCCCTCATCCAGTCCGAGTTCCCGGCCCCCGATGCCGGCTGGGTTTACAAGACCTTCCGCACCGCCGGAAACGCCGGCACCAATGCCCACGGTTTCATCCGCGCGGGCGTGCAGTAA
- a CDS encoding glycoside hydrolase family 76 protein — translation MRLVALLLFPALLLSAVAAPTSHLEQATEVMASIQKNFYDRKSGLYASKSGGKDPELIWGSGVMFSAVVGAARNDKQYRPVMRKFFDGLEGYWDLKVKIPGYEPGRTQGGNDKYYDDNAWMVLTFLEAYELTGESRYLKRAEETLKFVTSGWDEELGGGIWWHEAHKGDGKNTCVNGPAALGCFRLARFEKDAEAAKWNAFGEKIMVWTVKTLQAPNGLFADSINVKTKEINHAQLTYNAGLPLRAFLSLYARTGERFYMDEALRMGKAANSLIDGSTSAYRDPIKWAHLMVEADLELYRATGDKSYHERAIKNAEYHYETWKKSPAPDLITQASLARELWLLVDHETPVGIEFWKKSDKPKAIK, via the coding sequence ATGAGACTCGTTGCCCTGCTTCTGTTCCCGGCGCTGCTGCTTTCCGCGGTGGCCGCGCCCACTTCCCACCTGGAACAGGCGACCGAAGTCATGGCGTCGATCCAGAAGAACTTCTACGACCGGAAGTCCGGCCTCTACGCTTCCAAGTCCGGCGGCAAGGATCCGGAGCTGATCTGGGGCAGCGGCGTAATGTTTTCCGCGGTCGTGGGAGCCGCGAGGAACGACAAGCAGTACCGCCCGGTGATGCGGAAGTTCTTCGACGGGCTGGAGGGTTACTGGGATCTGAAGGTGAAGATTCCCGGCTACGAACCCGGCCGAACCCAGGGAGGCAACGACAAGTACTACGATGACAACGCGTGGATGGTGCTCACCTTCCTGGAGGCCTATGAGCTCACCGGCGAGTCACGCTACCTCAAGCGCGCGGAGGAGACGCTCAAGTTCGTGACCAGCGGTTGGGACGAGGAACTCGGCGGCGGCATCTGGTGGCACGAGGCGCACAAGGGCGATGGCAAGAACACCTGCGTGAACGGCCCCGCAGCGCTCGGCTGCTTCCGCCTGGCTCGCTTTGAAAAGGATGCCGAGGCGGCCAAGTGGAATGCCTTTGGCGAAAAGATCATGGTGTGGACCGTGAAGACGCTCCAGGCACCGAACGGCCTGTTCGCCGACTCGATCAATGTGAAGACCAAGGAGATCAACCATGCCCAGCTCACCTACAATGCGGGCTTGCCGCTGCGGGCCTTCCTTTCGCTCTATGCCCGCACCGGCGAGCGCTTCTACATGGATGAAGCGCTGCGCATGGGCAAGGCCGCGAACTCCCTGATCGATGGAAGCACTAGCGCTTACCGCGATCCGATCAAGTGGGCGCACCTGATGGTGGAGGCGGATCTGGAGCTCTATCGCGCCACCGGCGACAAAAGCTATCACGAGCGTGCGATCAAGAATGCCGAGTACCACTATGAGACGTGGAAGAAGTCGCCCGCGCCTGACTTGATCACCCAGGCATCGCTGGCCCGCGAGCTGTGGCTGCTGGTCGACCACGAGACGCCGGTGGGCATCGAGTTCTGGAAAAAGTCGGACAAGCCGAAGGCAATCAAGTGA